The following coding sequences are from one Eucalyptus grandis isolate ANBG69807.140 chromosome 11, ASM1654582v1, whole genome shotgun sequence window:
- the LOC120289628 gene encoding disease resistance-like protein DSC1, with amino-acid sequence MPFNTGHKKLVHLDMSKSSIRELGKGFMSYRSLKSINFSHCTLLSEIPGVSSLLNLESLDLQECTNLDEVHQSLGLLEKVVHLNFLNCCNLRCFPSSLNSRFLENLILRGCSKLSRFPDILVQAKRLKELLLFETAIEELPSSVANLIELKVLYLTDCTNLKNLPCSIYTLHHLERIFIDGCLQLSKFLKCLCESSDCTNISLSLALPSVINLNVQRCSLSELSFLKNLHCMSFLTILDLSENKFVSLPSCISQFTKLQQLHLMHCKQLREILALPPNITSLLAKGCELWKPVWTYHTCYDIIKMNHLG; translated from the exons ATGCCATTCAATACAGGCCACAAGAAACTTGTACATCTAGACATGAGTAAAAGCAGCATCAGAGAATTGGGGAAGGGATTTATG TCTTATAGAAGTTTGAAGTCTATTAATTTCAGCCACTGTACATTGCTGAGTGAAATTCCCGGGGTATCGTCATTGCTAAATCTTGAGAGTTTGGATCTCCAAGAGTGCACCAATCTTGATGAGGTTCATCAGTCTCTTGGGCTTCTTGAGAAGGTTGTacatttgaactttttgaactGCTGCAATCTTAGATGTTTCCCAAGCAGTCTAAATTCAAGATTTCTCGAAAATCTGATTCTTAGAGGTTGCTCAAAGCTTTCAAGGTTTCCAGATATTCTTGTACAAGCGAAACGTCTCAAAGAACTTCTGCTTTTTGAGACTGCCATCGAAGAATTACCCTCCTCTGTCGCTAATCTCATTGAACTGAAAGTGTTGTATCTAACGGACTGCACAAACCTTAAAAATCTTCCTTGTAGCATCTATACATTGCATCATCTTGAGCGTATTTTCATTGATGGTTGCTTACAACTTAGCAAGTTCCTGAAATGTTTGTGTGAATCAAGTGACTGCACCAATATCTCTCTCTCGTTAGCCCTTCCAAGCGTTATTAACTTGAATGTGCAAAGATGCAGCTTATCAGAGCTtagtttcttgaaaaatcttcatTGCATGTCCTTCTTGACAATTTTAGATTTGTCGGAGAACAAATTTGTGAGCCTTCCTTCCTGCATCAGTCAATTTACTAAGTTGCAGCAGCTTCATTTGATGCATTGCAAGCAGCTTCGAGAGATTCTAGCTCTCCCACCAAACATAACATCTTTACTTGCAAAAGGTTGTGAATTGTGGAAACCTGTGTGGACTTATCACACATGTTACGATATAATCAAGATGAATCACCTTGGCTGA
- the LOC104438100 gene encoding disease resistance protein RPV1, whose product MEGGPSSRPSRCPASLPIRQIPWDDGDRNKVLPAFTKKRTLRKDKTMTQAIGESSRPYRYDVFLSFRGEDTRNGFTSYLHAALDQRGIAAFMDEEELWKGEEIAPAILRAIGESRISIVVFSKNYASSSWCLDELVRIVECRDTMGQMVWPVFYKVDPSDVRKQRRRYGRALIDHEERLKSNGGDSEKVKRWREALTEAANISGWHLVDQRESNVIQSIVRRVWAQVNHNQLHVPGNVVAMDSHMSRMRTLLDIKANEVRMVGGRRLSPKLLTMLSRTNLTVAAFFPMLEKLVRNPQKVAYFSFKRHSFLS is encoded by the exons ATGGAAGGAGGTCCCTCCTCCCGTCCCTCACGGTGCCCTGCGAGCTTGCCCATTCGCCAGATACCTTGGGACGATGGAGATAGAAACAAGGTGCTACCGGCGTTCACGAAAAAGCGAACGCTTCGGAAGGACAAAACGATGACGCAGGCCATCGGGGAGTCCAGCCGTCCATACAGATACGACGTGTTCCTGAGCTTCCGTGGCGAGGATACACGCAACGGCTTCACCAGCTACCTCCACGCGGCGCTGGACCAGAGAGGGATCGCCGCGTTCATGGACGAGGAGGAGCTCTGGAAGGGCGAGGAGATCGCGCCGGCGATCCTCCGAGCCATCGGGGAGTCGAGGATCTCGATCGTCGTGTTCTCGAAGAACTACGCGTCCTCCAGCTGGTGCTTGGACGAGCTGGTGAGAATCGTGGAGTGCAGGGATACGATGGGGCAGATGGTGTGGCCGGTGTTCTACAAGGTGGATCCGTCGGATGTGAGGAAGCAGAGGCGGAGGTACGGACGAGCGCTAATCGATCACGAGGAGAGGTTGAAGTCGAACGGCGGCGATTCGGAGAAGGTGAAGAGGTGGAGAGAAGCACTGACTGAAGCTGCTAACATCTCCGGCTGGCATTTGGTTGACCA GCGCGAGTCTAATGTCATTCAGAGCATTGTTAGGAGAGTATGGGCTCAGGTGAATCACAATCAGTTACATGTTCCTGGAAACGTGGTTGCCATGGATTCACACATGTCCCGTATGCGTACTTTGCTAGACATCAAAGCAAATGAGGTTCGCATGGTTGGGGGAAGACGACTATCGCCAAAGCTACTTACAATGCTTTCTCGCACAAATTTGACTGTTGCAGCTTTCTTTCCAATGTTAGAGAAACTTGTGAGAAATCCGCAGAAGGTGGCCTACTTCAGCTTCAAGAGACACTCTTTTCTCAGCTAA